Within the Blastocatellia bacterium genome, the region GATGATGCGGAACCAGGTCTCGATGATTTTCGATTTCGCGTTAAACGGTTTGGCATGGCGAATCCTCAATTGCACTTCAGCCGCAAGCCCGACATCTTGCGCATTCAGCGCCACAGCCAGGGCGTCTTCAAGATCAAAGCGTGAAACCTGGATCATTCGCCCTTCGATGGATTTGGCGCGGAAATCCTTGCCATTGTCAAAATGGACAAATGCCTGCATCCCATCGCGCGACCGCTGCATCCCGCGCAGCAGTTCGAGCCCCGGCTCGGTCTTCCAAGCGGCATCCCCGATTGCGTTGAGATAAGCGAGCGTCACGCCCCGCGCCGACGGGCGGTCATCAATGTGGAATCCGAAGATCGCGCGGCTGGCCAGGTCAAGCACCGGACAGAACCAACGCCGCACTAGGGCCGGCTTGCCGCCACCTTTTTTGGCTGGCACCCAGCACATCATGTCGAAGATGCGCCAATCCATCGTAAAGCCATCGCGCGGCTTCAGGTCTTCATACTGGCGCTGAATCCATGCATAGGTAGCTTCAAATCCGCGCTCGCCTTTTGTGATCATCGTCACGGTCGTCGCCGGCACTTTCTGCCGCCAGCGATAGAGCCACGTGTAGCAGGAATCCTTCGCACCAGGCCGATGATCAGCAAAGGGCAGCTTCCAGTTTTTGCGCCCGGCGGCGGCAAGCCACGCCCTGCCGAACTCGGTCAACGATGCCTTCTCATAAGATTTGAGATTTGAATGAAGCCAATCAACCGCCTCTTGAGGCACGTTTAAGAAGCGTTTGTCATTGTCCGGTGAAAGGGTTTGACCTTTTGGAATGAATACGACCGGGCCATCCGTCCGATACTTATCAATGAGTCTTAGGAAGGTTGAAGTTGAGAGCGGCTTTGCTGCCGAAGGGTACATTTCGAGGTAAAGGGAATCCGTTGATGCCGAGCGCGCCGCGAGCTGCGCCAGGTTGGGATGATAAGCGCGATCTTTGCCAGCTTCGCGCGATCCGGGTGAGACGACCGAGATGCTCTTGAGGCGGGCGATCAGTGCGATGGCTTGGTCACAAAGCTTGCCGAGTGCGACGCAACGGCGCTGTACCGCGTCCTTCTCTTCCAGGGTGTATTGCGGCGGGCTGAAGCGCGAAAGCGCGGCTACTAATGCCGAGAGGCGTGAATCGAGCGCCGTAGGACTCCCGCTTGATGTCTCATCGTCTATCCCGATAGGAGCCGCGCCAGCTCGCCGCTCGCCGTCAAGTTTTGCCCAGGCGAGCTGAATGTCTGCGGGCAATGAGTCGAGCAGGTATTCTCTCGATGGCTGTCCGGGCCCTTTGGGTTTCGCGCGGCGCGAAACCCATTCACCGCTTGCGGTCTTGCGGTAAATGGTCGCGGGCTTCGCACCCAATCCCAGCAAATCCTTTGCAGTAAGCCAGATTTCCACTTTAGGCCGTTCCGCTCTTCCTTAGCGCGACAATGGTATCGAACTCAACGTCGAATACCTTGACCCCAAGAAAGTCTTCAATCTCAGCGCGGATTTTCTCATTGCGTCGCTCGCCGCTGAGTGTTCGCCCCACCTCATTAGGCTCACGATTGATCGCCTTAGCGATGTCAGTCTGAGTGATTTTCTGCGTAATGAGGTAAATCTTGACCAGATCAGGTGTCACTGATATTCTCCCCTTGTCAAAATTTTGACATTTATCTCGGCGGAGATATTACACAAATATGTTAAAACGGTCAACACAAACATCAACAAACGTGGAAAACGTTGAATTCGTCACAAGACTTATTGAAGCTTGCGGGACAGATGAGCCGGCTGAAATCCAAAGAAAAGTAGGGCTTAGCTATCAAGGCGCGAAGAATTATCTTTCCGGGCGATTACCCAAAGCTGAAGAGCTGATGAAGATTGCTAATTCTACAGACGTGTCAATTCATTGGCTACTTACAGGTGAAGGCCCAAAAGAAAGGACAATAGTAAAGGCTATCAAGGATGGAGTGGTGAACCTCGATGAAATAAGGCGCGATGCCTTGATTGAATACTTCTTAGATGAAGCAAAGAATCTTTTGAGGAAAGAAAAAAGGGGAGCAAAGGGATTGAACCGCGCGTCATCAGATCGTTGATCTACTTAGTTTCTTGCGTCTTCGTACTTCTAAGTTTTTCCATGTTATCCATCAACTCATTTAAAGCCTCTTCCGAAAGCTCGTCTTTTAGAATTTCGCGGGCTAGATAATTCACTTTTTCGGGCCGGGAAAGGCGTTTGAAGTTCGGGCCGCTTGATTCTTTCTCGGCTTCGCTCTTAGGTTGCTTGGCCATCTCGATCTTCCATTTAAGGACTTTTTTTCCGGTATCTGTTCCACTGCCAGGAATGTCACTTATAGCTTGGTCGTGCGACCACTCATCAAGCCGTACGACATTCACCGCTCGTGTTAATTCACCTGCCACTTCTACAACCGACCGTGAAGCGCGCTTGCCCCTTTCAACCAATTCGGCGCGCGTTTCTTGCCACTCAGGATACGCAGAAGCGTATCGAGACGCAAGGGCGATACCGATTGCGCTGAGAGCTTCGTGATGCCTTCCGACCCCCCCTAATTCAACCGCATATGAATTATGAAACTGGTAATAAAGAAGCGGCTGCTGTCGTGAAAATATGCGTACTAAGGGAAAGAGGTTTTCTAAAACTGTAATAGCTTGTCGGCGATCTCCATCTAGGCTCCTGAATAGCGCAATCGACCTTTGCGCTTCCACAGCAACAAACGGATCGCAGTTGCCTTCTCTTGCCGTTTCCAAAGCCATAAGTTCGTAGGTGAAGGAATCTGCTAGTTTGTTTTCCTGAAAACATATACTGCCCAACGTCATAAAACCCCTTGCCCTAAATCGCTGATCACTTGATTCAACCACCCTGTCTAACAATAATAGCGACTCGTCAACATAGCCTTTGTTTTTCGCCACCAGCGCAAGATAATACTCCCCTGCTCTTTTATTGCTTATTTGATGTAAGAGTATCCCGACCTGTTCAAGTAAATCGAATCGACGTTGAGTATAGGTATAATCTGCTAGATTGATTAGACGTTCAACCTGCTCATCTTTTCCGCCCTGATTCAGTATGCATGTGAGCCATCGGATGAAAGATGACGATGGGCGAATCAGGCTCACAAACCGTTGAAACCTGAAAGGAACCTCTATGCTTAAGAGATTGTTGTTTGCTGCATGCATCGTATTTCTCCCGGTTTGTTTCACGCCTTATCAGGGCGTAAACTCTTCGGCTCCATTCATGTCGGTAGCACTAGCTGGCCATGTATTCCCCGGTGGCGAGGAATGCGATTGTGGCTGTGCTCCCAACTGCATATGCGATCCAGGCGAGCAGCCTGTTTGCATTCGTGCCGGGCAACTGCCGCTCCGACACCGCGCTAGCATCGGGAAATATGCCGCTGAGGGTCTTAATTATGATCATCAGAGGACTCCGAATAATGCCGGCTTTGACTATGGCTCAGTCACCTTGATAATAGGCTTAGCGTTTCGGCTGCGGGCTAGATTGCGCGCATAAATTACAAATTATAGTAGTCGCACGGCGCTGACTTGTCTGATTGAATTCGCTACCGTCTTACTCGGCAGCTTAGTATTTTTGTGCCTTTATGCAGGCTCGTTATATCAAAAAATGCACGCCAAAACAAGTTAAAACCAGAAGAGGCGGTTATGGTTCTTTCCGCATCATTTTTCACTGATGGGTTATTGATGGGTTATTCCTTTGGCTCTTTGTTAGGAGAATTCGATGGAAATTCAATTCAGTCAATAATATACTAATAAGCCATCACTCATGGTAAATGATGGCTTATTCTGATGGGGTATTCGTTTGAATACCCCATCACATCACGAAGCCGAGCTGCGGCCCGACGCACGCAAAGGAGAAATGAATGAAAAGGATCATTGCAATACTTCTTGCCCTAATTATTACTGCTTCTGACACTACGATTTCAGCACAAAGCAGCAAACCTACTCGCAGGCTGTCGCCGGTCTCTGGGTATATAACATCTCCCTTTGATTCAAACATTGATAAACTTCCTGCCAATTTCAGAGGTCACTATATTGAAGGTGTATACCTTGCAATTAAAGCCTTAACTCCTCCAAGGGGAGAATATGAGAAAACCGGTGAATATTTTGCTCGTTTAGCTCAACATGCTGGGAAAAAGCAATACGCTTTTAGATATGACCCGGAGATCGATAAAGGCTGGGTTAAGTATGATGCTGACGCCGGAACCCTAAAAGTATCAGGCTATTCATTAGGCGTTTTCGAATGCGAATTTACTTCTCATTACGTCACAATGGAGCTGCAAAAGCTTTCCAGAACGGTCGGAGGCTCTTATCCGCTACTGGATAGCAAGGATTCGATTAGCTATTACATCGCCTCAAATTCCTTTGGAAGAAAGGTGAGGGTCAAGCGTGCTCGCCGAATAAGCTATAAGATCGCTGACAACAAAAAACTTCCTGATTGGCATTTTGAATTAAAAGTTGCCCCAGCAGAAGCTTATAGATTAAAGCCTTCTTTGAGCGTTCTTTTTGTATGCGATTTGGCGATTTCAAAGATTGTGCCCCTTATGACATTTGAATATATCTACCACTCAGAGCCTACAATCTCCGAGCCTGAAGAATACATAGTCACCGAGAGATGTCTAATGGTGAATGTGCGTGAAATCTGGCTTTTCAACAGGCAAACCGGCGAGGTTTATCAAAGGCAAAAACTCGAATCATAAAGCGACCAGGCTGCGCAGCACTTGACCAGATGGCGACCGGCGCGGATTTCGGCATGACGGAAATTATGCAAACGCGGGCTGGGGCGGCTGAGATCATGACAGCAATTGTGCAAACGGCCAAGCGGGCTGAGTGCGCCCTAAGTGATTGACTTTCCGGGTTTTCCGCGAAAATTCCGCCAAAATACATCATGGCACTTAATGTGCAAAACAATAGCAGGCGGCGCGCAAAGGTTGCAGAATCAGCCGGTCTTTCGATTAGTCTAGCGACTAGCTTGCCGACCACAAGGTGATCTCTTCGCCGACGCCGCGCTCGCGGGCCAGGTGGTAAACGCGCAGCGCGGTCGAGATATCCTCAAGCGCGATGCCGTTTGATTTGAACAGCGTGATCTGGTCGTCGCTTGTGCGGCCCTGGTCGGAGCCGGCGATGATGCGGCCCAGCTCGGTGACCGATTCCCAGGTGATGACGCCGCGATCAAGGGCCGGCAGCAGGTCACCGGCTTCCAGTCGCGATTGCTCAATCGAATCTACGGCGATCACCGCTGAGCGGCGCACCGTCTCGACATCAATCTCGGCCTTCGATAAGAAGTTCGAGCCGGCGGCGTTGATGTGCGTGCCCGGCTCGACCCATTCGCCTTGCAGCACAGGCTCGCGCGATGTGGTCGCCGTTACAATGATCGAGCAGCTGCGCGCCGCCGCTTCCGGCTCGGCGACCGCGACGACTTCACAGCGCACGAGGGATGCCATGCGGCGGGCAAAGGCTTCGCGCCTCTCGGCCTGGCGGCTGTAGACGCGCACCTGTCGAAGCTGCCGCGCGGCGCAGACCGCCATGACCTGGCTCTCGGCCTGCCAGCCGCTGCCGTAGACGCCGAGCACGTCCGCCGACGGTCGCGCCATGTATTTCGTCGCGACGCCCGAAGCCGCGCCGGTGCGCATCTGCCCCAAGCGGTCGGCTTCGATCATCGCCAGCAGATCGCCGCTCGCCGCCTCATAGAGCAGCACCAGAAACCGCGCCCCTTTGCGCGACGCAGTATAGGTCTTCAAGCCATAAACGCCGAGCCGTTTGTCGCCCGCTGCCATAACGTGCAGTTGCGAAGCCGGCATGGCAACGCGATAGCGCGGGCGGTTGGTCGCTTGGCCCGTGGCCTGATCGCGCAACACCTCTTCGACCGCTTCGAGCGCCGTCTCGATGGTGAGCAACTCGCTGACGTGTCGTTCTCTGAGCAATAGAGCCATAAGATTCACCGACGCGTCGCCGCGTCACTTCTCCGGCGCGCGGTAGCCCGAGCGTGTGCGCACCACCGCGCCGGCGGGTTTGACTTCGACGCGAATCTGCCGCCAGGTGCCATCGTGGCGGCGATTCGTCGGGTAATAACTCAAGGAGTACTGCGAGCGCAAATCGTCAGCGATCTGCTTATAGACGCCGCTCAGGTCGGCGAGCGTCTTCACCGGATACTCGTGGCCGCCGCTGCGCGTCGCCATCTCGCTCATCTGGTGCCGCGCCATGTCGTAAAGGCCGGTGTTGATCTCGCGCTTCACCAGCGGCGACAGCGTCTCGCGCGGGCGCAGGCGGTCGGGCGAATCTTTGTCAAACTCGTCGAAGTAGCGCGCCAGTTGGCCGGGCGAGAAATTCAGATGATCGGGGTCCGAGCGGTCTTTGAGCAAGCCTTCGAGCGTCGCCGCTTCGGTGTTTAGCTCAAGGAAGTAGAGTGAAACTTCCGAGCGCTCGACGAGCGGCGCGATGGCTTGATAGGTCTTCATGCTCGTCGAATCAACGCCGTCCGACATGCAGACGATGGCTTTGCGGCCTTCGATCTGTTGCAGCGGGCTGTCCTGAAGCGCGAGGTACAGGGCGTCATAAAACGACGTGCCGGTGGCGTTCGAGAACCGCGACGTGGCGCTGCCCGGCGCGGTCGCGATCTGCTCAAGGGCCGAAATGACGCGGGCGCGCGGGTCTGTGAACTCGCCGATCATCTCGACATCGCGGCTGAAGACGATGACGCCAACACGGTCGTCAAAGCGCAGCTCGGCGAGAAAGTTGCGCGCCGCCCGCTTCATCAATTCAATGTCGTCGCGCGTCGAGCCGCTGATGTCCAGTAGCAGCAGCAGCGAGAAAGGCTCTTCGGTGGCGGCGAAATGCTCGATGCGCTGGCGCGCGCCGTCCTCATAGATCGTGAAGTCCGTCGCCTTCAACGAGCGCAGCGGCCGCCCGCCGCGATCCGAGACCGATGCCGTCAGCGAAACCAGGTCGGCTTTCAGCTTGATCGGCTCGTCCTGATCCTGGGCGCGCGCCGTGGTTGACGCGGCCAGCAAGGCGATGAGCAATGATAAAATCGGTTTGCCGAAATTCCCCATGACTTGTTGCCGCACTTGCGGCATGAGATCAATCCTACCCGTGCGCCGCCGCTTTGCACAACGCCTCGGTTTCGACGCGCGTCGGCGGCTTACTTGAATGCAACTCCGGCAACGCGGAAAAGTTTCATTGATATAATTCGGGCCTGCTATCGCATATTTTGGACAGCTTCGTGGGCGTATGCTATGTTTTTTTTCGGAGGACATAATGAGCCAAGTCAAAGAAGGCGACAACATTTCCCTGCACTATACCGGCACGCTCGACGACGGCACGGTGTTCGATTCCAGCGAGGGTCGCGACCCGCTCAGCTTCACGGTCGGCTCCGGCGAAGTCATTCAGGGCTTCGACGATGGCGTGCGCGGCATGGAGGTCGGCGAGACCCGCGACATCAGCATCGCACCCGACCAGGCATACGGCGAATATTACGAAGAACTGGTGCGCGTCGTGCCGCGCCAGGCGTTCCCCGAAGGCATGTCGCCGGAGATCGGCATGACGCTTGAGCTTGAGCTGCCCTCGGGACAGAGCCTGCCCGTGCGCATCATCGATATTGAAAACGACGAGATCACCCTCGACGCCAATCATCTGCTCGCCGGCGAAACGCTCAACTTCAAAATTCACCTCGTCAATATCAACAACGCGACGGTTTGATTGTATAGTTACTCCTTCGCATTCACCCGGGGGCAGCCGGCGCGGCTGCCCTGATGCCCGAAGGAGAACACCTGCTTGCCTGAATTCATCCGAGTCGGCATTGACACCGGCGGCACCTTCACCGATTTCGTGGTCGCGCGCGGCGCTCGCCTGGCCTCCTTCAAAGTCGCTTCGACGCCGCACAACCCGGCCCGCGCCATTCTCGAAGGGCTGGCGCAAGTCTTCAATGAAAGCGGTGGCGCGCCGACGGAAATCGTTCACGGCACGACCGTCGCCACCAACGCCTTGCTTGAGCGCAAAGGTGCGCGCACGGCGCTCATCACCACAGCCGGCTTCGAGGATGTCATCGAGATAGGCCGACAGGCGCGGCCCGAACTCTACAACCTGATGGTGACGCGGGCGGCGCCGCTGGTGGCGCGGGCGCGGCGATTCGGCCTCGACGAGCGCACCGGGCCGGATGCGGAAATCATCACGCCGCTCGACCGCAGCGGCCTCGCCCGGATCATCAGTCAGCTTCATCAAGCCGGCCCGCCGGTTGAATCCGTTGCCGTCTGTCTGCTCTTTTCCTTTGCCAACCCGGCACACGAGCAGATGGTGGCACAGGCGCTCGCCACATTAGACATCCCTGTGTCGCTGTCGCACCGCATCCTTCCTGAGTATCGCGAGTATGAGCGCACTTCGACGACCGTCATCAACGCCTATCTGGTGCCGATCATGTCGCGCTACCTGCGCGCGCTGATGGAAGGACTAGGAACAGGAGGCAGGAGGCAGGAAGCAGGAAGCAGTGAGATGCAATCAGGAAGCCTTCGAGAGCAGAAATCCAGCCAGAGGTCGGCGGCAAAGAGTCAGAAAGGTTATGCGGTGCGCCACAAGTCAAGCCTGCCTACTGCTTCCTGCCTCCTGCCTCCTGCCTCCTCCGTCCCGCTGCGCGTGATGCAATCAAACGGCGGCTCGGTGTCGGCGGGCGTGGCGGCAAGCGAGCCGGTGCGCGCCATTCTTTCAGGGCCGGCAGGCGGGGTCGTCGGGGCGTTGCGAGTCGCGGCGGCTGCCGGCATCCGTGACATCATCACTTTCGACATGGGCGGCACGTCAACCGATGTCGCCCTCTGTCGCGGTGCAGCGCGCACCACGAATGAGGCTCTGGTGGCCGGTTTGCCGGTCGCCGTGCCCATCATAGACATTCACACGGTCGGTGCCGGCGGCGGCTCGATTGCCCGCGTTGACGAAGCCGGCGCACTGCGCGTCGGCCCCGAATCGGCGGGCGCAGACCCCGGCCCGGCCTGCTATGGTCGCGGCGAAGCGGTCACGGTGACGGACGCCAATCTCGTGCTCGGCCGCTTTGGCGGCAATGATCTGCTCGGCGGCGCGATGCCGCTCGATGTCGAAAGATCGCGCGCCGCCCTGAAGCGATTGGCGGCGGCAATGTCTGCGCACAGCGCCCGCCGCGTCACGCTGGAGCGAGCCGCGCTCGGCGTCGTGCGCGTGGCAAATGCCAACATGGAATCGGCCCTGCGCGTCGTTTCGGTCGAGCGCGGCCAGGACCCGCGTTTGTTCACGCTGGTCAGCTTCGGCGGCGCCGGTGGGCTGCACGTCTGCGCGCTGGCCGACGCTTTGCGCATTCCGCGGGTCTTCATTCCGCGCTCGCCCGGCACGCTGTCGGCGCTCGGCGTGCTGCTCGGCGATGTGGTCAAAGACTATTCGCGCACGGTGATGCTGAAGACCGCCGCTCACGACCGCCGGGCGATAGAGCGTGGCTTCGCGCAGCTCGAACGCGAAGCGACGACCGACATCAAGCGCGAAGGCTTCGCCGCCAATCGCATCAAGCTGGCGCGGTCTTTGGCTATGCGCTACGTCGGCCAGTCGTTCGAGATTGATGTGGCGTGGGGCAATCGCTTCGAGTCGCGTTTCCACGCGGCGCACCACGAGCGTTATGGCTACGCCGACGCCAAGCGCGCGACCGAGATTGTCTCGCTGCGGGTGCGCGCCACCGGCGTCACAGACAAGCCGCGTCTGCGCCGCGCATCAAGCCAGCGGCACAAAGTCGCGCCGCGCCACGAAGTGAAGGTCTATCTCAACGAGCGCGCCGCGCGCGTGCCGGTTTATGTGCGCGACGATTTCACTGCCGGGCTCAAGCTGCAAGGGCCGGCCATCATCAGCGAATATAGCTCGACGACGCTGATCCCGGCGGCGCGCACCGTCACCGTTGACGAGTGGCTGAACCTGATCGTCACTTGATGCCAACCCGGAGGAACGTAATGAAAATCATGCGGACAGTTTCTCTGTTGCTTGCGCTCGCCTTTCTGGCGGTGACCGCGCATGCGAAAGTCACGCGCCTTGAAATCATCTCGCGCGCTGACGTCGCTGGCGGCAAGACGTTCGGCGCTGCTGGGCCATACGAGAAGATCGTCGGCAAGCTCTACTTCGAGGTAGACCCGACGGCGGCGCGCAATCGCCAGATCGTTGATCTCGACAAAGCGCCGCGCAACGCCCGCGGCATGGTCGAGTTCACCGCTGATCTCTTCATTCTCAGGCCGAAAGACGCAAGCCGCGGCAACGGCGCGGCGCTGGTCGAGATTCCGAATCGCGGCGGCAAGGCGCTGCTGCGTTTCTTCAATCATGCCCGCAGCTCGCCCGATCCAATGAGCGAAGAAGAGATGGGCGATGGCTTTCTGCTGCGGCAAGGCTTCGCGCTGGTCTGGGTCGGCTGGCAGTTCGACGTGCCGGATGAGCCGAATCTGCTGCGCCTGATCGCGCCGGTCGCGACCGACAACGGCAAGCCGATTCGCGGTCTGGTGCGCGCCGATTTCGTCTTCTCGACCAGAGTGTATGACACGTCGCTCGGCCACCGCGGCCAGAAACCTTACCCGGCGCTTGACCTCGACGACGCGAGCTATACATTGACGGTGCGCGATTCAATCCTGGGCGGGCGGCGCGCGGTGCCGCGTGATCAGTGGCAATTCGCCCGCCTGGTCAATGGTCAGCCGGTGAGCGATGCCAGTTCCCTTTACCTCAAAGGCGGCTTCGAGCCGGGCAAGATTTACGAAGTCGTCTACCGCGCCGAGAACCCCGTGGTCGTCGGGTTGGGGCTGGCTGCGGTGCGTGATGCAGTGGCGTTTTTCAAGTATGACAAGAACGACGCGCTCGCGGTCACGCGCGCCATCGGCTTCGGCATCTCGCAATCAGGGCGGTTTCTCAGACATTTTCTATATGATGGCTTCAACGCTGACGAAGGCGACCGCAAAGTTTTCGACGCCATTGACGCGCACGTTGCCGGCGGCGGGCGCGGCAGTTTCAATTATCGCTTTGGTGAAGCGTCGCGCGACGCCAGCCAGTACTCGACCTTCTTTTACCCGACAGACGTCTTTCCGTTCACCGACCTTGAGCAACGCGACCCGCTGACCGGTGAGCGCGACGGCCTGCTGACGCACGCGAAGCAACAACCGCTGCCGAAGATTTTTTATACCTTCTCTTCTTATGAGTACTGGGGCCGCGCCGCGGCGTTGATTCACACGACGCTTGACGGCAAGGACGCGCCGCTGCCGGACAACGTGCGCATCTATTACTTCGTGGGCGGCCAGCACGGCCCGTCGCCGTTCCCGCCGCGGACGAATGGCACGCAGAACCTGACCAGTCCGAACGACTACACCTGGGCGATGCGCGCCTTGATCGTCGCGCTCGACCGGTGGGCCAGAGCCGGCGCGCTGCCGCCGGTGAGCCGTTATCCGCGCCTGAGCGACCAGACCCTCGCGCGGCCCGAGGCGGTCGCTTTTCCGAAGATTCCCGGCATCAATTTCACGCGCGCCATTCACGAAGCCTACCGCGTTGATTACGGGCCGCAGTTCAAGTCCAGGGGCATCGCCACGCTTGAGCCGCCAAAGGTCGGCCATGCGTTTGTGATGTACGTTCCACAGGTTGATCGCGATGGCATAGACCTGGGCGGCGTTCGTTTGCCCGAAGTCGCCGTGCCGCTCGCGACCTACACGGGATGGAACCCGCGCGACCCGAAGACCGGCGCGACGGATCAACTGGCTGACTTCGCCGGCTCGTTCATTCCCTTCGCTAAAACCAAAGCCGAACGCGAGCGCGCAGGCGACCCGCGCCTTTCCATCGAAGAACGTTATGGCGACCGCGAGCATTACCTCGCCCAGATCGAACAGGCGGCCAACGAGTTGATCAAAGGCGGCTACTTGCTTGCCGACGATCTGCCGGCCGTGACGGATCGCGCCGCGCAGTACTGGAAAGGTGTGGTAAAGTAGCAGACCGCAGATGGGAGAGTAGATTCTCTGCACCCCGGAGTGCGATGTGTATAGAGCAGTTTTCGATGTGGCGCAAGCTGTTAGCTTGCGCGAGCCAATGCGCAAGCTAACAGCTTGCGCCACAAGTTTGCTGCTCGCCTGTCTGTCACTCGTCCTGCTGCCTGGTTTCAAGAGCGCGGCGTTGTCCGCCAGTTTGCGAACTTGCCCGCCTGCGCCACAGGCTCATCAGAAAATTAAAGTGATTGTCTTTTCGGCGGACGGCCAGTTTGCGGCGCTGGTCAGAGGCGCGCTACTCAGCGGGCTTCGGGCCTCAGACGAAGACCCGACGCTGGCCAACGATCAGGTCGAAGTGTGGGAGACCAACGGCGGCAAACTGCGGCGGACGTTTGCGGACTTTGGCGCGCGGCTGCGCGCGATCAGCCTTTCGCCCGACGGTCGATTTCTGGCGACGACGACCTGGGAAGTCAAGACCGACCGCCCGAAGAAAATGGCCACATCAGGGCTTGAGGATGGCGAAGGCTTCATCCGGCTCTGGGATGTCAGCACGGGCGAGTTGCGCTGGGCGAAGCAGGCTTTCGGCGCGGATATCGCCATCGCTTCGTTTTCGCCTGATGGCCAGCGCCTCGCCGTCATCGGCAGCGAATGGATCGCGCCGGGGGCCATGAAACTGTTTGACGTGCAGACCGGCGCGGTGTTGAACAAAGAGAACTATCGCGCACAGGTCGGCGGGCTGGCGTTTTCGCCGGATGGCAACACGCTCGCCGTCCGCAAGCTCATCTACGGCACGCCCCGCAGCGAAGTAAAAATCTATAACTGTCCTGCTCTCACCGAGCGGCTGACGATTGAAGAACCGAAAGACGTTGACATCATACCGGAGGCCAAAGACTACTGGCTCGACTATGGCGTGATGAATGCGGCAAATCAGTCTCGCCTCGACGAGCTACAGCACCTCGCTTTTTCACCGGACGGTCGAAAGCTCGCGCTCAGCCTGTCGGGGGTAAAGGCGGGCGAGCTGGTTCATCAGATTTGCTGCTTTGACACACAGACGGGGAAGCTCCAGCGCGCCATCATTGCACACCACGCGTCGCTGCCCGCGGGCCAGGCGGTGCGGCAACGACAGGCGAATGGCGTCATGGTCACCCGGCGTCTTTTGCCAGCCGCAGCCGAGAGCAATCGCCATGCAATCGATGCGTTGGTCTACTTGGCAGACAGTCGAACGATTGTGGCGTTCAACCGGACGGGGGACATCACCAAGCCGGGAGATTATCTGATGGTCGGCAGCGTTTATGGCAGCCTGTGCGTGCTGGCCTGGGACAGCGAGACGGGACAGGCGCAA harbors:
- a CDS encoding alpha/beta hydrolase domain-containing protein, which encodes MKIMRTVSLLLALAFLAVTAHAKVTRLEIISRADVAGGKTFGAAGPYEKIVGKLYFEVDPTAARNRQIVDLDKAPRNARGMVEFTADLFILRPKDASRGNGAALVEIPNRGGKALLRFFNHARSSPDPMSEEEMGDGFLLRQGFALVWVGWQFDVPDEPNLLRLIAPVATDNGKPIRGLVRADFVFSTRVYDTSLGHRGQKPYPALDLDDASYTLTVRDSILGGRRAVPRDQWQFARLVNGQPVSDASSLYLKGGFEPGKIYEVVYRAENPVVVGLGLAAVRDAVAFFKYDKNDALAVTRAIGFGISQSGRFLRHFLYDGFNADEGDRKVFDAIDAHVAGGGRGSFNYRFGEASRDASQYSTFFYPTDVFPFTDLEQRDPLTGERDGLLTHAKQQPLPKIFYTFSSYEYWGRAAALIHTTLDGKDAPLPDNVRIYYFVGGQHGPSPFPPRTNGTQNLTSPNDYTWAMRALIVALDRWARAGALPPVSRYPRLSDQTLARPEAVAFPKIPGINFTRAIHEAYRVDYGPQFKSRGIATLEPPKVGHAFVMYVPQVDRDGIDLGGVRLPEVAVPLATYTGWNPRDPKTGATDQLADFAGSFIPFAKTKAERERAGDPRLSIEERYGDREHYLAQIEQAANELIKGGYLLADDLPAVTDRAAQYWKGVVK
- a CDS encoding helix-turn-helix domain-containing protein — protein: MLKRSTQTSTNVENVEFVTRLIEACGTDEPAEIQRKVGLSYQGAKNYLSGRLPKAEELMKIANSTDVSIHWLLTGEGPKERTIVKAIKDGVVNLDEIRRDALIEYFLDEAKNLLRKEKRGAKGLNRASSDR
- a CDS encoding VWA domain-containing protein, whose protein sequence is MPQVRQQVMGNFGKPILSLLIALLAASTTARAQDQDEPIKLKADLVSLTASVSDRGGRPLRSLKATDFTIYEDGARQRIEHFAATEEPFSLLLLLDISGSTRDDIELMKRAARNFLAELRFDDRVGVIVFSRDVEMIGEFTDPRARVISALEQIATAPGSATSRFSNATGTSFYDALYLALQDSPLQQIEGRKAIVCMSDGVDSTSMKTYQAIAPLVERSEVSLYFLELNTEAATLEGLLKDRSDPDHLNFSPGQLARYFDEFDKDSPDRLRPRETLSPLVKREINTGLYDMARHQMSEMATRSGGHEYPVKTLADLSGVYKQIADDLRSQYSLSYYPTNRRHDGTWRQIRVEVKPAGAVVRTRSGYRAPEK
- a CDS encoding hydantoinase/oxoprolinase family protein; the encoded protein is MPEFIRVGIDTGGTFTDFVVARGARLASFKVASTPHNPARAILEGLAQVFNESGGAPTEIVHGTTVATNALLERKGARTALITTAGFEDVIEIGRQARPELYNLMVTRAAPLVARARRFGLDERTGPDAEIITPLDRSGLARIISQLHQAGPPVESVAVCLLFSFANPAHEQMVAQALATLDIPVSLSHRILPEYREYERTSTTVINAYLVPIMSRYLRALMEGLGTGGRRQEAGSSEMQSGSLREQKSSQRSAAKSQKGYAVRHKSSLPTASCLLPPASSVPLRVMQSNGGSVSAGVAASEPVRAILSGPAGGVVGALRVAAAAGIRDIITFDMGGTSTDVALCRGAARTTNEALVAGLPVAVPIIDIHTVGAGGGSIARVDEAGALRVGPESAGADPGPACYGRGEAVTVTDANLVLGRFGGNDLLGGAMPLDVERSRAALKRLAAAMSAHSARRVTLERAALGVVRVANANMESALRVVSVERGQDPRLFTLVSFGGAGGLHVCALADALRIPRVFIPRSPGTLSALGVLLGDVVKDYSRTVMLKTAAHDRRAIERGFAQLEREATTDIKREGFAANRIKLARSLAMRYVGQSFEIDVAWGNRFESRFHAAHHERYGYADAKRATEIVSLRVRATGVTDKPRLRRASSQRHKVAPRHEVKVYLNERAARVPVYVRDDFTAGLKLQGPAIISEYSSTTLIPAARTVTVDEWLNLIVT
- a CDS encoding peptidylprolyl isomerase, with product MSQVKEGDNISLHYTGTLDDGTVFDSSEGRDPLSFTVGSGEVIQGFDDGVRGMEVGETRDISIAPDQAYGEYYEELVRVVPRQAFPEGMSPEIGMTLELELPSGQSLPVRIIDIENDEITLDANHLLAGETLNFKIHLVNINNATV
- a CDS encoding ornithine cyclodeaminase family protein produces the protein MALLLRERHVSELLTIETALEAVEEVLRDQATGQATNRPRYRVAMPASQLHVMAAGDKRLGVYGLKTYTASRKGARFLVLLYEAASGDLLAMIEADRLGQMRTGAASGVATKYMARPSADVLGVYGSGWQAESQVMAVCAARQLRQVRVYSRQAERREAFARRMASLVRCEVVAVAEPEAAARSCSIIVTATTSREPVLQGEWVEPGTHINAAGSNFLSKAEIDVETVRRSAVIAVDSIEQSRLEAGDLLPALDRGVITWESVTELGRIIAGSDQGRTSDDQITLFKSNGIALEDISTALRVYHLARERGVGEEITLWSAS